TGCTGAAATTGTCAAGTTTGAGATCAAAAAAACAGATCGCAATTGGAAAGAAAAAATTATTGCTCAAAATCAACAGGGTAATATTTTCGAGACCAATAACCGAGGGGAGATGCAAACGCCCCAGTTTGTGCAAAAACTTCCTTACAAATATTCCTATAAGATTCTTTCAGAAGGCGATGATCGGCCACGTACAATGATGATTGAGGATTGGGAAATCGGAGCACTGTTCTGGAATTGCTTAAGAAGAACCGATGGGGATGAAGGTGCGGCCAATGCGCTTGTTCGTGAAAAATATTTTAATACATTTCTCGAAAAACGTGATGTGTATCTTTTTTGGGTACCACGCTACGACACCATCACGTATCTCTAAATCCCTTCGTTATCGTTGGTGTTTTCTATCCTCCTAAGACATCGCAGTTGTCTCTCTTTTAAATCTCGTGACCCACGCTTCATTTTATTAATCTACGCATCACCTCAATGCATTCGGCTACCTGTGCCTCTGGGGATGGGGCGTTGTTTTCTTCTTCTAAAACAAGCCAGCCCGTGAATCCTTGTAGCGCGTCTTTCAATGCTGATAGGTCTAATACGCCCGTGCCCAGTTGAGGTCGAAGGGCATTGCCTGCAGCGTCTTCTGAATGGTCCGCGAGGTGGATGATGTGTAGTCTGTCTGAGAGTTCTCTGACCAATGCGATTGCGTCTTTGCCCGCCCGTATGTGGTGCCCGGTGTCAAAGGCGAATCCGATGTATGACGGTTCGGTATACGCCGCAAGTTTGACCAGTCCCTCTTGTTCAGATTCCCACCAGTGGTTGTGATAGGCGAGTTGGACGCCTTTAGGCGCGCAGTGTTCGCACAGGAGATTCAGGCCTTCTGCGGTTTTTTCCCACATTTCGTCTGGCACGGATCCCCGAGTTGGACGCCGTCCGCTACAAACAATGTATCGTCCGCCAACTGCGGATACGAAGTCGGCAATCTGACTGCCCTCAGTTCTGATTTGTTTGCGCGAGGATTCATCCCAGTGTGCGGCACCGTAATGCGCGCCAATCAGTTCGAGATTGGTTTCGGATAGGATGCGTTTGAATGCTTCGGGGTCTTGAAAATAGCGCTCCAGATTTTTCCAATTTGCTTCCAGTCCCTTGAAACACAGATTTCCGATCTGGCGAACCACTGAGAGGAAGTCCGCTTCGCTGGGGTATATACCTTTGCCGAATGATCTCGCCTGACATCCGAGTTTCATTTTGTTTTCCTTCGGTAAAAGCGCGAATAGACGAATAGACGAATGGCAATACTGATTTTGGGAGGATGGGCGGGGTTCGTTGATTCGTTGATTCGTTGATTCGCTAAAGCGAGACTGTGATGGCTTTTCCTTCGCGGGAAGAGAAATACGCGCCTTCGCTTACCGCTACTTGTGCGAGTCCATCTCGCAGGCTCGCTCCGGGCGATACATCTGTTCGCCCTTCTTTCACGCATTGCGCGAAATGCGTCCACATGTCTGTCGGCGGCTGTCCCGAGCCCGTCCATTCTCCCGCTTTTAGATCTATCGGTGATTTGTCTTCGTTAAATCCGAGATGTGTGACGTATCGGATTCTATTGCGTTCTGTCGCCGAGATATTTCCCCGC
The window above is part of the Gemmatimonadota bacterium genome. Proteins encoded here:
- a CDS encoding sugar phosphate isomerase/epimerase, translating into MKLGCQARSFGKGIYPSEADFLSVVRQIGNLCFKGLEANWKNLERYFQDPEAFKRILSETNLELIGAHYGAAHWDESSRKQIRTEGSQIADFVSAVGGRYIVCSGRRPTRGSVPDEMWEKTAEGLNLLCEHCAPKGVQLAYHNHWWESEQEGLVKLAAYTEPSYIGFAFDTGHHIRAGKDAIALVRELSDRLHIIHLADHSEDAAGNALRPQLGTGVLDLSALKDALQGFTGWLVLEEENNAPSPEAQVAECIEVMRRLIK